A stretch of Neisseria subflava DNA encodes these proteins:
- a CDS encoding SDR family oxidoreductase: MAILITGASAGFGAAMCRTFVAAGYHVIGAARREDKLQQLAEELGEQFYPLEMDVSRTESIQNALNSLPEHLSEIDCLINNAGLALGLDTADKADFGDWETMIQTNIIGLTFLTRQILPQMVARKQGYIINLGSIAGSYAYPGSNVYGATKAFVRQFSMNLRAELADKNIRITNIEPGLCGDTEFSNVRFKGDDQRAAEVYENVEFIQPQDIADTALWLYQRPARMNVNSIEIMPVAQTFAGMKVYRDAPAPAKEETFEKQSMSLFGKIKSWFK; the protein is encoded by the coding sequence ATGGCAATTTTGATTACCGGGGCATCGGCAGGATTCGGCGCGGCGATGTGCCGCACCTTTGTTGCGGCAGGCTATCATGTCATCGGTGCGGCAAGGCGCGAAGACAAATTGCAGCAGTTGGCAGAGGAATTGGGCGAGCAGTTTTACCCTTTGGAAATGGATGTTTCGCGCACGGAGTCAATTCAAAACGCTTTGAACAGCCTGCCCGAGCATTTGTCCGAAATCGATTGCCTGATCAACAACGCCGGTTTGGCTTTAGGTCTGGATACAGCCGATAAAGCCGATTTTGGCGATTGGGAAACCATGATTCAAACCAATATCATCGGCCTGACTTTTCTGACCCGCCAGATTTTGCCGCAAATGGTTGCGCGCAAACAGGGCTACATCATCAATTTGGGTTCTATTGCCGGCAGTTATGCTTATCCCGGCAGTAATGTCTATGGCGCGACCAAGGCTTTTGTGCGCCAATTTAGCATGAATCTGCGCGCCGAATTGGCAGACAAAAATATCCGTATTACCAATATCGAACCGGGCCTGTGCGGCGATACCGAGTTTTCCAACGTCCGTTTCAAAGGCGACGACCAGCGTGCGGCCGAGGTTTATGAGAATGTCGAGTTTATCCAGCCGCAAGATATTGCCGATACCGCTTTATGGCTCTATCAGCGTCCTGCGCGGATGAACGTCAATTCCATCGAAATCATGCCGGTTGCCCAGACCTTTGCAGGCATGAAAGTTTACCGTGACGCGCCTGCTCCGGCGAAGGAAGAAACGTTTGAAAAACAAAGCATGTCTTTGTTTGGAAAAATTAAATCTTGGTTTAAGTAA
- a CDS encoding CobW family GTP-binding protein, protein MSEVKKTKVHLISGFLGTGKTTALKSLMAQKDPNEKWVIIVNEFGEIGIDGAVLSDNGIPVAEIAGGCLCCTAGAQMGTTVQKMLRDAQPDRLMIEASGLAHAASVIDELKAKPLDSMLEIGAVFTVVDPRQFINPDYAQQALYKDQIGICDVLVASKTDLCTPEQLAEFHDKAAKLFPPKAKVVEVQNAQLDIQWLDIPVVEKSRYRLKALPDNTMGFQSQGFTFPAGRDFDGEKLTDFFNDLPKFTDGLVRAKGVFQVLGTWVWLNWVDGQWGANQVSWRRDSRFELIAKSFDADLIEKKLQEALEK, encoded by the coding sequence ATGTCAGAAGTAAAAAAGACCAAAGTCCACCTGATTTCAGGCTTTCTCGGAACAGGCAAAACCACCGCACTCAAAAGTCTGATGGCGCAAAAAGACCCGAATGAAAAATGGGTTATCATCGTCAACGAATTTGGCGAAATCGGCATTGACGGCGCCGTCTTGAGCGACAACGGCATTCCCGTGGCAGAAATCGCCGGCGGCTGTTTGTGCTGTACTGCCGGCGCGCAAATGGGTACGACCGTACAAAAAATGTTGCGCGACGCCCAACCCGACCGCTTGATGATTGAAGCCAGCGGTCTGGCGCACGCCGCCAGCGTTATCGACGAATTGAAAGCCAAACCGCTCGACAGTATGCTGGAAATCGGCGCAGTCTTTACCGTTGTCGATCCGCGCCAATTCATTAATCCCGATTACGCGCAACAAGCCTTGTATAAAGACCAAATCGGCATTTGCGACGTATTGGTCGCCAGCAAAACCGACTTGTGCACCCCCGAGCAGCTGGCTGAGTTTCACGATAAAGCGGCCAAGCTGTTCCCGCCTAAAGCCAAAGTGGTCGAAGTACAAAATGCGCAACTCGACATCCAATGGCTTGATATTCCCGTTGTCGAAAAATCGCGCTACCGCCTCAAAGCCTTGCCTGACAATACCATGGGCTTCCAGTCTCAAGGCTTCACTTTCCCTGCCGGACGTGATTTCGACGGCGAAAAACTGACCGATTTCTTCAACGACCTGCCTAAATTTACAGACGGCCTCGTCCGCGCCAAAGGCGTGTTTCAAGTACTCGGCACTTGGGTGTGGCTGAACTGGGTGGACGGTCAATGGGGCGCAAACCAAGTTTCATGGCGCCGCGATTCCCGCTTTGAATTGATTGCCAAATCGTTTGATGCGGATTTGATTGAGAAGAAATTGCAGGAGGCGTTGGAGAAGTAA
- a CDS encoding Fur family transcriptional regulator codes for MNAIKQKILEQAQRDGVQVTALREQVLDIVLKQSGVIKAYNVLSQMQQQSEGVVAPPTAYRALDFWAEQGVLHKVAAVNGYILCSHAQHECNDHCHDHEETEAHHSAFILVCTECGTADEQTLSQEWAALRAGVAETGFSLKEEHVVLTGICKKCQK; via the coding sequence ATGAACGCAATCAAACAAAAAATCTTAGAACAAGCGCAGCGCGATGGCGTGCAGGTAACCGCATTGCGTGAGCAAGTGCTTGATATTGTTTTGAAACAAAGCGGCGTGATTAAAGCCTACAACGTTCTGTCGCAGATGCAGCAGCAAAGCGAGGGTGTGGTTGCGCCGCCGACGGCCTACCGCGCCCTTGATTTTTGGGCGGAACAGGGAGTTTTGCACAAAGTGGCGGCGGTCAACGGCTATATTTTGTGCAGCCACGCGCAGCACGAGTGCAACGACCATTGCCACGACCACGAAGAAACAGAGGCGCACCACAGCGCGTTTATTTTGGTTTGCACCGAATGCGGTACGGCGGATGAGCAGACCTTGAGCCAAGAATGGGCGGCCTTGCGTGCAGGCGTGGCCGAAACCGGTTTCTCATTAAAAGAAGAACATGTTGTTTTAACAGGAATTTGTAAAAAATGTCAGAAGTAA